The Corallococcus caeni region GCCGGGCACGGAGACGGTGCCGCCCTTGCGGCAGCAGTAGATGGCCTGGCGCAGCGCGTGCGGCCGGTCCGTGGCCAGCTTCACCGCGGCCTTCGCCTTGTCGATGACGGCGTCCAGGCTGCCGGTGCCGTGGGCCTCCGCGCCCACGGAGTCGATGCAGCGGTCCGGGCCGCGGCCCTGGGTCATCTCCTTGAGGGTCTCGTAGACGTCCTGCTTCGTGAAGTCGATGGTCTCCGCCTTGCCCCAGGACTTCGCGAGCGCCAGGCGCTCCGGCACGTGGTCGATGGCGATGACGCGGCCCGCGCCGAACATCCACGCGCTCTGGATGGCGAACTGGCCCACGGGGCCGCAGCCCCACACCGCCACGGTGTCGCCCTTCTCCATCTGGCAGTTCTCCGCCGCCATGTAGCCGGTGGGGAAGATGTCGGTGAGGAAGAGGACCTGGTCCTCGGTGAGGCCCTCCGGAATCTTCAGCGGGCCCACGTCCGCGTACGGCACGCGCACGTACTCCGCCTGTCCGCCGGAGAAGCCGCCCAGCATGTGCGAGTAACCGAAGAGGCCGGAGGGCGAATAGCCCATCATCTTCGCGGCGGCCTCCGCGTTGCGGTTGGAGCGGTCACACAGGGAGAAGAGGGTCTTCTGGCAGAAGAAGCACTCGCCGCACGCGATGTTGAAGGGGACGATGACCCGGTCGCCCTTCTTGAGCTTCGTCACGCCGGAGCCCGTCTCCATCACCTCGCCCATGAACTCGTGGCCCAGCACGTCGCCGCTCTTCATGGTCGGCATGTAGCCGTCCAGCAGGTGCAGGTCGGAGCCGCAGATGGCAGTGCGGGTGACGCGGATGATGGCGTCACGGGGGTCTTCAATCTTCGGGTCGGGGGCGGACTCGTAACGGACGTCACCGTGGCCATGCCAGCAGATGGCTTTCATCGGGTGGGGCTCCTTCGTTGAAAGGCGTTTGGGCAAACCTGGGGACGTGCAACGTGCATGGCCAACGTTCCCGGCCTGCCGCCGTCTGGCTGTCTGGCGCTCGGAAGAGGGAGGGGCACGCCCGGCCCCGGCGTCGCGCCGCCCCTGGACAAAGCAGCGCGGAATCCACGTCGGGGATGCAATGGGACCCGGGGCCGATGCAAAAAGGGGTGTGGCCTCCGCACCCGTCCTCGACTTCGGCCGTTATCTGGGCACGCCGCTCCACCGCGTGGAGGTGGCGGGGCTCGTCCTCACGGAGAGCACGTACGCCCCTGGCGTCCGGCTGCCGTCCCACCGGCACCTGCACGCGGGCTTCCGGCTCACGTTGGAAGGCGGGTTCACGGACGTGGTGGAGGGGCGCGCGCGGGAGTGCACGCCCAGGTCGGTCGCCTTCCAGGCGCCCGGGCTGGAGCACGCGCAGCACATCCGGGGCGTGCGCACGCGCACCTTCAACATCGACTTCTCGGAGGCGTCGTGGCGGTCGCGGGGGGCGCTCGTCGCGGGGTTGGATCCGCGGGTGGACCTGGCGTCGGTGCGGGTGGCCACGCTGGGGGCGCGCGTGTACCAGGAGTTCCGGCGCGTGGACGACGTGGCGGCGCTGGCCATCGAAGGGCTGTCGCTGGAGCTGCTGGCGGAGGCGGTGCGCGCGTCGGCACCCGTGAAGGACGCCGCGCCTCCGGCGTGGCTCGAGCGCGTGCGGGAGCTGCTGGACGCGGTGCGGGGCCCGCCGCCCACGCTCGCGGCGCTGGCGCGGGAGGCGGGGGTGAGCCCGCTGCGGTTGGGGCGGGCCTTCCGCCAGGCCTGGCGGTGCAGCCCGGCGGAGTACCTGCGGCGCTCCCGCCTGGAGCGGGCGGTCCGGGCGCTGCGTGAGACGGCGCGGCCGTTGGGCGACATCGCGCTCGACGCGGGCTACTGCGACCAGAGCCACCTGACGCGCGAGTTCCGCCGCCGCCTGCACCTCACCCCGGCGGAGTACCGGCGGCTGGCGGGACGTGCATCCGGTTCCACGCGGTAGGTTCCGTCCAAGACGGGGGAGGGCGGGCGGCCCTATGTCCGGGGGCATGACCCTGGAATCGCCTTCCTTCCGCCGCGCCGTGGCCGTGTTCGCGGCGCTGCTGTGGACCGCCTGCGCGGGCTCCCGGCCCGTCCCCGCGGCTCCGGAGCCCAAGGAGCCCGCGGTGCGCCGCGTGGACTCCGGGCGCACGCACTGGGTGCTGCGTCCGTCCGAGGCCTACGACGCGCTGTGCCTGTTGAACCTGCTGCGCGGGGACGCGTTCTACACGCGCTTCTACCCGGCGGAGTTCCAGCGCTTCTCCGCGCTGCTGGAGGCCCCGGAACAGGCCGCGCTCACGCACCTCACCGAGCGGATGGCGAAGCAGGGCGGGAAGATGGTGGGGCCGTTCCTGACGCTGGTCTTCTCCGTCACGGAGGCCACCACGGTGGAGGACCTGGCGGCGACGGTGGCGGACGACGCGGCGTGGGGGCGGATGCGCGCGGACTTCCTGGCCACGTCGTACGGGAAGGAGGACGGCTTCGCGGAGGTGGAGGCCGTGCGCGAGGACCTGGGCGTCCTGCTGGCGTTCCTCGAGCGCGTGGAGTTCCCGCGCATCTGGCGCGCGGAGTACCTGCCCACGGTGGAGCACGCCATCGCGGGGCTGGCGGCGAAGGTGGCGCCGTACGACGTGGTGGGCTGGGATGAGCAGCTCCTGGGCAGGGACCTCCAGGTGGCGGCGTTGAACGCGCACGTGCTGATGTTCGCGAAGCCGCACGGCGTCCGCGTGACGGGGTGGAACTTCCTCACGGACGCGACGTACCCGGCGGCCGTCACGGTGAAGACGGCGGTGCATGAGCTGCTGCACCCGCCGTTCACGCGGGAGGGCGTGCTGGACGCGAAGCTGAAGGCGCTGGAAGCGGACCCCTACTTCCAGCGGCTCGTGCGCGAGCACGACCCGGCGTTCGGCTACACGACGGCGCGCGGCCTGACGGAGGAGGACTGCGCGGAGG contains the following coding sequences:
- a CDS encoding helix-turn-helix transcriptional regulator; translated protein: MASAPVLDFGRYLGTPLHRVEVAGLVLTESTYAPGVRLPSHRHLHAGFRLTLEGGFTDVVEGRARECTPRSVAFQAPGLEHAQHIRGVRTRTFNIDFSEASWRSRGALVAGLDPRVDLASVRVATLGARVYQEFRRVDDVAALAIEGLSLELLAEAVRASAPVKDAAPPAWLERVRELLDAVRGPPPTLAALAREAGVSPLRLGRAFRQAWRCSPAEYLRRSRLERAVRALRETARPLGDIALDAGYCDQSHLTREFRRRLHLTPAEYRRLAGRASGSTR
- a CDS encoding zinc-dependent alcohol dehydrogenase; this encodes MKAICWHGHGDVRYESAPDPKIEDPRDAIIRVTRTAICGSDLHLLDGYMPTMKSGDVLGHEFMGEVMETGSGVTKLKKGDRVIVPFNIACGECFFCQKTLFSLCDRSNRNAEAAAKMMGYSPSGLFGYSHMLGGFSGGQAEYVRVPYADVGPLKIPEGLTEDQVLFLTDIFPTGYMAAENCQMEKGDTVAVWGCGPVGQFAIQSAWMFGAGRVIAIDHVPERLALAKSWGKAETIDFTKQDVYETLKEMTQGRGPDRCIDSVGAEAHGTGSLDAVIDKAKAAVKLATDRPHALRQAIYCCRKGGTVSVPGVYIGFLDKLPMGAFVNKGLTMKTGQTHTHRYTRPLLEKIQAGAIDPTRLITHRARLADAPALYKKFRDKEDGCIKVVMTP